The following are encoded together in the Penicillium digitatum chromosome 3, complete sequence genome:
- a CDS encoding Zinc finger, MYND-type, protein MREVNFSIPNVNKASVNITTTLYDRRALDCTSTLPLINSLNHLAYLTTSSARIRDILTVDGGIERLVCVLKEGRSKDLLEMWKWSLAFQCVVNIGVRGSEGVRTRVVEADMVPVIATILNNYIKVVNKVRSRSDVDSEKQTSSRQSKPSSSHDVSTRFTPLDADTQTESHPQVPSHQPRRQAPPSSIEIPQPFYQDSQPTESDAMDITSPPRVPLTSPPERSAFGQEANNHRLNDGRFSRASNRLRSMQPLATAVPSMDTTDGFGLRPVRDAERLPSMLPSLQTGIVSQPDSPTTPSGPLHSQPRSLPQTIAARQRPLIRQQQSASGESDDANGEDSTMGDDSTMGQPAETIVGLPNRMELDRVDERETTMLDDVSNTHDLTVTDPSEEGGPEVETFNITHRSTVDGSIINNGNTQANGGLGLSPTQATNNPNSPTLPPSPYAVYLRDRPAAQGVLTTMPRDEDVLMSLQLLAYVSKYCNLRTYFQSSHLVPKLKIDRELHLLDEDADPSSPIEVCEEEDEYLIPDDFNIFPLVEKFTVRHHTKDMQYWACVVMRNLCRKDEARGGIRQCAYYKCGKWEEFQRQFAKCRRCRRTKYCSKDCQKSAWVYHRHWCHTTP, encoded by the coding sequence ATGCGGGAAGTCAATTTCAGTATTCCCAATGTGAATAAAGCCTCGGTCAACATCACCACTACCCTCTATGACCGTCGTGCCCTTGATTGCACATCAACTTTACCGCTCATCAACTCCCTCAATCATCTTGCATACCTCACAACTTCGTCCGCCCGGATTCGAGACATCCTCACTGTCGATGGCGGCATTGAGCGACTGGTATGCGTCCTCAAAGAGGGTCGCAGCAAGGATTTATTGGAAATGTGGAAATGGAGCCTCGCCTTCCAATGTGTCGTCAACATTGGCGTGCGGGGCTCTGAGGGTGTGAGGACAAGAGTAGTGGAAGCCGACATGGTCCCTGTCATTGCCACCATTCTGAACAACTACATCAAGGTGGTGAATAAGGTGCGATCGCGCAGTGATGTCGATTCCGAGAAGCAGACGTCTTCTAGGCAGTCAAAGCCCAGCAGCAGCCACGATGTCTCCACTCGTTTTACCCCTTTGGATGCAGATACCCAGACCGAGTCGCACCCACAGGTCCCGTCGCATCAACCACGTCGACAAGCCCCTCCGTCGAGCATCGAAATCCCCCAACCTTTCTACCAAGACAGCCAACCTACCGAGTCCGATGCCATGGATATCACATCTCCTCCTCGTGTCCCTTTGACCTCCCCCCCAGAGCGCAGTGCATTTGGCCAAGAAGCCAACAACCACCGGTTGAACGACGGGCGGTTCTCACGTGCTAGCAATCGCCTGCGGTCAATGCAACCACTTGCCACGGCAGTCCCCTCTATGGACACCACGGATGGGTTTGGATTACGTCCTGTGCGGGATGCCGAGCGTCTTCCTAGCATGCTTCCCAGTCTGCAGACTGGCATCGTCTCCCAACCCGACTCTCCGACCACCCCAAGTGGCCCCCTCCACTCACAACCTCGCAGCCTTCCTCAGACCATTGCCGCCCGCCAACGTCCTTTGATCCGCCAACAGCAGTCGGCGTCCGGCGAATCGGATGATGCCAACGGCGAAGATTCGACCATGGGGGATGATAGCACCATGGGACAGCCCGCTGAAACCATCGTAGGACTCCCGAACCGGATGGAACTTGACCGTGTGGACGAGCGGGAAACAACGATGCTTGACGATGTCTCCAACACCCATGATCTGACCGTCACTGATCCCTCCGAGGAAGGCGGTCCGGAGGTGGAGACTTTCAACATCACTCATCGTTCGACTGTCGACGGCAGCATCATTAATAACGGCAACACACAGGCCAATGGTGGACTCGGTCTTTCCCCTACCCAAGCCACCAATAATCCTAATTCTCCTACTCTCCCTCCTAGCCCCTACGCTGTGTACCTTCGTGACCGTCCCGCAGCTCAAGGAGTTTTGACAACCATGCCTCGGGATGAGGATGTTCTGATGTCCCTTCAGCTACTGGCATACGTCTCCAAATACTGCAACCTTCGAACCTACTTCCAGTCCTCTCACCTTGTCCCCAAATTGAAGATTGATCGCGAACTTCATCTTTTGGATGAGGACGCCGATCCGTCTTCGCCAATTGAGGTGtgcgaggaagaagacgagTATCTGATTCCCGATGATTTCAACATCTTCCCCCTGGTGGAGAAGTTTACTGTTCGACATCACACTAAGGACATGCAATACTGGGCGTGCGTGGTCATGAGAAACCTCTGCCGTAAGGATGAGGCCAGAGGTGGCATTCGCCAATGCGCCTATTACAAGTGTGGCAAGTGGGAAGAGTTCCAGCGTCAGTTTGCCAAGTGTCGGCGTTGCCGTCGCACCAAATATTGCAGCAAAGATTGCCAGAAGTCCGCGTGGGTATACCACCGGCACTGGTGTCATACGACCCCTTGA
- a CDS encoding Posttranscriptional regulation nuclease (Mkt1), putative, protein MPIRPLDEWAVGRTQSLPLSALKGAVVGIDASHYINQHLVNQATREALLGALGGFPFALKAIIEKELQTIKNLGVATIFVFNGLDFGKKENRAQPAASRSFEQAWDLYDQQQADQVVDAFSSAGTPPPEIFYRFLQRILTQNDVEFIVAPYSAAAQLSYLARGSNPVVDAVFAPSEALLFDLDKLVTRIDTEPAQFFWITKQTCQEELGRLSNEQFLDFCLLLGSPFLRSLPLFENPAYPGKSPTIRDALPMFNAAGRSALTLCAQFEEDRRMQELQYADLYKRAYMIVKHHVYIDVEGRVGPMDQGNTSSDMHELIGQRLPEELYFYLSKGIIGADVPNFLTTGEVRISLPLGTEDTEIYRQLVGEILTPIRTQSICLLANSLHRFYQTKVIRIRPWFDENSERTINLKGIPSVKETIHSWKIHGEQFPESIRKLQAPRGSFEFAVQSLSDTDFVSKSFANKETPALSTQEDILSNVMWRFLQLRGYIDDKHKLTPWGQCLVHALSTIDPADNLEESIFIAIEMIRLGLLNTKKWFSHVSGGPMRGSEDDKTFNMLVSRVACVAKLQHKSIGYSGPLSRQLLCYRSLISEVRSALRNLIEVVLASLLLSGDADRDRNDWTKMAIKLPFIDDNDCGLGIAVRTYLDDLPLQANPTSPEARADVKAKGKEWFQHSESFVGNLDLAFKLWDAVYAGTQSTGKEFKEAKLWEDANKWLAERR, encoded by the exons ATGCCGA TCCGTCCTCTCGATGAATGGGCCGTTGGCCGCACCCAGTCCTTGCCCCTCTCAGCCTTGAAGGGCGCCGTCGTCGGCATCGATGCGTCGCACTACATCAACCAACATCTCGTGAACCAGGCAACCCGGGAAGCTCTGTTAGGCGCACTAGGCGGATTTCCGTTCGCTTTGAAAGCTATTATCGAGAAGGAATTGCAGACTATCAAGAATCTTGGCGTCGCTACCATCTTCGTGTTCAATGGCTTGGATTTCGGCAAGAAAGAGAACCGCGCCCAGCCCGCAGCGTCGCGCTCATTCGAACAAGCTTGGGACCTTTACGACCAGCAACAGGCAGACCAGGTGGTTGATGCCTTCAGCAGCGCTG GCACCCCGCCCCCAGAGATCTTTTACAGGTTCCTGCAACGGATTTTGACGCAGAACGATGTGGAATTCATCGTAGCGCCATACAGTGCCGCGGCTCAG CTCTCTTACCTCGCCCGTGGGAGCAACCCTGTGGTTGATGCGGTCTTTGCCCCCTCCGAAGCTCTCTTGTTTGACCTTGACAAGCTGGTCACTCGCATCGACACCGAGCCTGCGCAATTCTTCTGGATCACGAAGCAAACCTGCCAGGAGGAGCTGGGTCGACTTTCCAATGAACAATTCCTGGACTTCTGTTTACTACTGGGCTCCCCATTCCTACGCTCCCTCCCACTTTTTGAGAACCCTGCTTACCCCGGGAAAAGCCCCACCATTCGTGATGCGTTGCCGATGTTCAACGCAGCTGGACGCAGTGCATTGACACTGTGTGCCCaatttgaagaagatcgcCGTATGCAGGAGCTTCAATACGCAGATCTGTATAAGCGAGCGTATATGATTGTGAAGCACCATGTCTACATTGACGTGGAAGGTCGAGTTGGTCCCATGGATCAAGGGAATACCTCGTCGGATATGCATGAGCTTATCGGGCAGCGCCTCCCAGAAGAGCTGTACTTCTATCTCTCTAAAGGTATCATTGGAGCGGATGTACCCAACTTCCTCACAACTGGCGAAGTTCGCATCTCGCTACCGCTGGGCACCGAAGACACCGAGATTTATCGCCAGCTCGTGGGGGAAATTTTGACACCTATACGCACTCAGTCTATTTGCCTTCTAGCAAACTCGCTTCATCGATTCTACCAAACCAAAGTCATTCGGATCCGCCCGTGGTTCGATGAGAACTCAGAGCGGACGATCAACCTCAAGGGTATCCCATCAGTCAAGGAAACCATCCACTCCTGGAAGATCCACGGAGAACAATTCCCCGAAAGTATCAGGAAGCTTCAGGCGCCTCGCGGATCCTTTGAGTTCGCTGTCCAGAGCTTAAGCGACACTGACTTTGTATCCAAGTCATTTGCCAATAAGGAAACACCC GCCCTTTCAACGCAGGAGGATATTTTATCTAATGTTATGTGGCGTTTCCTCCAACTGCGTGGATACATTGACGACAAGCACAAGCTCACTCCGTGGGGCCAGTGTCTAGTGCATGCATTGTCAACTATTGATCCTGCGGACAACCTCGAGGAATCTATATTCATTGCCATTGAGATGATCCGCTTGGGTCTCCTCAACACCAAAAAGTGGTTTTCACATGTATCTGGCGGTCCTATGAGAGGGTCGGAAGATGACAAGACCTTCAACATGCTTGTTTCACGGGTTGCATGTGTTGCCAAGCTTCAGCACAAGAGCATTGGATATTCTGGACCTCTGAGTCGTCAACTTCTTTGCTACCGCTCTTTGATTTCTGAGGTGCGCTCTGCATTGAGGAATTTAATAGAGGTGGTGCTGGCTAGTCTGTTGCTCAGTGGCGACGCTGACCGGGACCGGAACGACTGGACTAAAATGGCCATCAA ACTTCCGTTTATTGATGATAACGACTGTGGACTTGGAATTGCGGTTCGGACTTACCTCGATGACCTACCCCTACAGGCAAATCCAACCTCGCCGGAGGCTCGAGCGGACGTGAAAGCAAAGGGCAAGGAATGGTTCCAACATAGCGAAAGCTTTGTTGGAAACTTGGATTTGGCATTCAAGCTGTGGGATGCG GTTTACGCAGGCACACAGAGTACGGGCAAGGAGTTCAAGGAGGCAAAGCTCTGGGAAGACGCAAACAAATGGCTGGCAGAGAGACGATGA
- a CDS encoding Oxoglutarate/iron-dependent dioxygenase, protein MTDTTAPIELPVIDISNPRDPAVGKAMLDAATKYGFLYVNSKGTDFTVEDVDCGFGLSKKFFSSPAEEKETCRIQPNNRGWSGMHTETLDPEHQRTGDFKEAMNFGDFKDGKAQQPLPPSLTPHEAEINGFAELCNKTCTRILTLLALGLEIQEDFFTTRHDPSTGPTGSILRYLYYPSIFSPTTAAYKHDKDVRAGAHSDYGSVTLLFQRPGQPGLEILTPEGNWAPVPIVPGTAAEAEGYPFPPILVNIGDLLSYWTDGLLKSTVHRVVFPLSEQRSPNPQDRYTLVYFCHPIDETELVPVPSGIVAAHRERTGGVPAEGKVGFGGGAGHLVPGKRPLTAHEHLMSRLEATYGFTKEK, encoded by the exons ATGACGGATACTACAGCCCCAATTGAGCTTCCTGTCATTGACATCTCCAATCCCCGTGACCCCGCCGTGGGGAAGGCCATGCTGGATGCCGCCACAAAGTATGGCTTTCTTTATGTCAACAGCAAGGGAACCGATTTCACTGTGGAGGATGTGGACTGTGGATTCGGATTG TCAAAGAAGTTTTTTTCGTCTCCCGCAGAGGAGAAAGAGACTTGCCGCATCCAGCCGAAC AATCGTGGCTGGTCCGGAATGCATACGGAAACCCTCGACCCCGAGCATCAGCGG ACCGGTGACTTCAAAGA AGCCATGAACTTCGGCGACTTCAAAGACGGCAAAGCCCAGCAGCCTCTGCCACCGTCACTAACCCCCCACGAAGCGGAGATCAACGGCTTTGCCGAACTCTGCAACAAAACTTGCACCCGAATTCTGACTCTGCTAGCTTTAGGACTAGAG ATCCAAGAAGACTTCTTCACAACCCGTCATGACCCAAGCACAGGCCCGACAGGCAGCATCCTACGGTACCTGTATTACCCATCGATCTTCTCGCCAACAACAGCAGCCTACAAGCATGATAAGGACGTGCGAGCCGGCGCGCACTCCGACTACGGCAGCGTCACGCTTCTCTTCCAGCGGCCGGGCCAGCCAGGTCTAGAGATCCTGACTCCGGAAGGCAACTGGGCGCCCGTTCCCATCGTGCCCGGCACTGCAGCCGAGGCCGAGGGGTATCCGTTCCCGCCTATCTTGGTGAACATCGGCGATTTGCTGAGTTACTGGACGGATGGGCTGCTGAAGTCGACGGTGCACCGTGTTGTCTTCCCGCTTTCTGAGCAGCGCAGCCCGAATCCGCAGGATCGGTATACGCTGGTATATTTCTGTCATCCTATTGATGAGACGGAGTTGGTGCCTGTTCCTAGTGGGATTGTTGCTGCGCATCGTGAGCGGACTGGGGGTGTTCCTGCTGAAGGGAAGGTTGGGTTTGGGGGTGGCGCGGGCCATTTGGTGCCTGGGAAAAGGCCTTTGACGGCGCATGAACATCTTATGTCCAGGCTGGAGGCTACCTATGGGTTTACTAAGGAGAAGTGA